Below is a window of Leguminivora glycinivorella isolate SPB_JAAS2020 chromosome 11, LegGlyc_1.1, whole genome shotgun sequence DNA.
AGGAAAGGCACAACATGGCCTTATGCCCTTCAAATTTTCCAAAGGATCCCAAAACAAAGAAACAGTCTTGACTATTTCAGAAAGAGGAATCACCACTCTACAGACAGCTGTTGTTTATGCTAACCCCTTAGGTGATAAGAATAATGTATTGTGTAAATACCGTTTAATTTTAGACCCAGGGTCTCAACGTTCTTATGTCACATTTCAAGCGGCCAAGGAGTTGAAGCTTCCAGTCGAAGAAGAAAGTCTCTTGACAATTTTCACCTTCGGTGAAGATCCTCCGAAGGAAATACATAGTCCTATAGTGATTCTACAGTTAGTAACTAGAACAAATAAGAAGATAGTTATACAAGCTAACTGTGTCCAACGCATTTCAAGAGGATTCATCCCAAATGTCAAGTTACGGGGCGTACCCGAGTCTTATGTACTGGCGGATGATGGTTCTGTAAGCGGACAGGTGCAGATTCTAATCGGAAACGACTACTActttaacattatttatgaaaCTAAGATACAACTAGATAGTAACTTGTTTCTAGTGGATTCTGCCCTTGGATGGATAGTCAGTGGCAAGACGGAACCACAGCTTGAAGAGGAATCATATGTAGTGACTTATGCTCAAACTTGCATTGAAACGAAGCTTCATCAACCAGATTCACCTCTTTGTGATGGAGACATTAAAAACCTTTGGGAATTGGAATGTATAGGAATTTGTGATTCACCTAAAGCaacaagaaaagaagaagctattaaaaattttaatgaaactacagtaaaaattaacaatagaTACACGGTAAGCTGGCCATGGATAACTTATCCGCCTGACTTACCTAATAACTTTGGAATCGCCTTTGGGCGTCTGTCAAGTTTACTGAAGCGCATGGACCAAGAAACCTTAATGTCATACGACGATACATTTAAACAACAATTAGCTAAGGGTATAATAGAAGTCGTACCCACATCAGGAACGTCAACTGGTAACGCTATTCACTACCTACCCTTCCATGGAGTACGTCATCGAGGAAAACCTATGCGAATCGTGTATGATGCTAGTTCCAAGAGTAACAAGAACACCAAGAGTCTGAACGAGTGCTTATACAGAGGACCACTCATGCTTGAAGACCTTACAGGGTTACTCATCAAATTCAGGACACATCACATAGGATTGACGTCCGACATAGAAAAGGCGTTTTTACAGATGGCATTACACGAGAAGGATCGTGACGTTACCAGATTCTTATGGCTTAAAGATACCTCTAAACCAGTATCTCAGGATAACCTACTTTACCTAAGATTCTGCAGAGTTCCATTCGGCGTGATATCTTCACCGTTTCTACTGAATGCGACTATTAAAGAACATTTAAATAATGCAGAAGATCAGCATGTCAGGCAGAAAGCGAATGACATATACGTAGACAACTTTGTTTCAGGCTGTAGTACTACAGCTGAAGCAATAGAGCTTTACAAAAGTTTAAAAGGATCTTTTCAAGATATTTCAATGTCACTCAGGGATTGGAGTTCTAACTCCGAAGAATTCATGAAGATGGTCCCTGATACATGTAAAGAAAACAAGATAAAAGTACTTGGCTTAGAGTGGGACATAAAAAAGGACACCCTCCAGCTGAAGCCCAACCTCCAAGAGGAAGCAGTCACAAAAAGAGGAATACTGAAGACTATCGCATCAATTTATGACCCGTGCGGTTACGCGGCACCTCATACATTATCAGCTAAACTTTTTCTGCAAGTACTTTGGAAGGCCGGAGTATCTTGGGACTCACCATTATCAAGCGAGCTAACAGAAGAGTGGAACATCATCCGACAGAACCTAGAAGTCATAGGAAAGGTATCGGTGGATAGATGTTACATGAAGAC
It encodes the following:
- the LOC125231189 gene encoding uncharacterized protein LOC125231189 isoform X1, giving the protein MPFKFSKGSQNKETVLTISERGITTLQTAVVYANPLGDKNNVLCKYRLILDPGSQRSYVTFQAAKELKLPVEEESLLTIFTFGEDPPKEIHSPIVILQLVTRTNKKIVIQANCVQRISRGFIPNVKLRGVPESYVLADDGSVSGQVQILIGNDYYFNIIYETKIQLDSNLFLVDSALGWIVSGKTEPQLEEESYVVTYAQTCIETKLHQPDSPLCDGDIKNLWELECIGICDSPKATRKEEAIKNFNETTVKINNRYTVSWPWITYPPDLPNNFGIAFGRLSSLLKRMDQETLMSYDDTFKQQLAKGIIEVVPTSGTSTGNAIHYLPFHGVRHRGKPMRIVYDASSKSNKNTKSLNECLYRGPLMLEDLTGLLIKFRTHHIGLTSDIEKAFLQMALHEKDRDVTRFLWLKDTSKPVSQDNLLYLRFCRVPFGVISSPFLLNATIKEHLNNAEDQHVRQKANDIYVDNFVSGCSTTAEAIELYKSLKGSFQDISMSLRDWSSNSEEFMKMVPDTCKENKIKVLGLEWDIKKDTLQLKPNLQEEAVTKRGILKTIASIYDPCGYAAPHTLSAKLFLQVLWKAGVSWDSPLSSELTEEWNIIRQNLEVIGKVSVDRCYMKTPTEANYQLHCFTDASLQAYAASVFLVCGSKKIFIMGKSRLIPTKDQDNLKIPRLELLGVLIGCRLMKFVLKFLQQKIVRQVLWTDSQIVIEWCKSNKLLPPFVARRVEEIKTNKDLEIRYLPSSLNPADVGTRPLRAEEDKEKWLNGPQFITEDPQKWPTTSGSEPTSSLLTGEGLGFQEDIEMVDKEDPVVNVNPMKTEEIITPNEVIGNNQSTDDKLHKLKEIQAKYFPLEVEGKETNLSRNLGVFKDIDDLLRCKGRMKNANWSFDKRYPILIPKESDFTKNRINWKVGKIVSLKEGADGLCRVATVQVEDTIYTRSIAHLYPLEIEDGEEQCKQTSHEESVEESVQVPDVPHPTRRDDVMKESTNDVLKTSEQKSYQLTELNESEEIPSDSVLLEPASSQLHEPEPKSIPEPDPLAVKDMTFCENTDPETHHLENIASAEHHDESRPKRAAALRALEKIKEWTSNLVAVLLPVVGSVATNAKL